In Maridesulfovibrio sp., a single genomic region encodes these proteins:
- a CDS encoding multidrug efflux RND transporter permease subunit — translation MVNFFIDRPIFSSVISIIITMVGLLSIFTLPIAQYPEIAPPTVQISTSYNGASADVVEQTVAAPIEEQVNGAQDMLYMNSISSNDGRMVLNVTFDLGRDLELATVDVQNRVSLATPQLPSDVTKSGVSVKKQSPSMICVISLLSPEGTFDSLFLNNYAKINLFDAISRIPGVGSVSLFGDQDYGMRIWLDPDKMARMGITSDDVVSAVQEQNIQAPAGQVGQPPASTGQQFQFTVRVKGRLSEPEEFGNIIVKANPDGSIVHIKDVARVEMGSKSYSAFGRQGEKDAAMLLVYQLPGANALDIVEQVRATMKDLSGYFPTGITYDIPYDTTLFVTASIDEVLDTLYEAMALVFIVVFIFLQNLRATIVPMIAVPVSLVGTFAFFQVLGFSINTLTLFGMVLAIGIVVDDAIVVVEAVQSKIDELGMDARTATKEAMKEVSGPIVATTAVLIAVFVPVAFMGGITGQLYQQFALTLAVSVAISSVNALTFSPAMSALLLRPQHEMRGPLGAFFRLFNKYFSKVTSGYTSGVKLIIRKSAIALGIFAVLMFGTYTLFKTVPTGFVPNEDQGYFMINVQLPEAASLERSDAVVKKVENILKEEAGIKDFFALGGFNLITAAYSSYTSTLFAVLDPWDQRKSPQLHVNAILRKVQKKLMGIQEARIICFNPPPINGIGSTGGLQFELQDRSGGTVEELAQAARDYMAALAKRPELMNIFTTFSANVPQLYVDVDRDKVRKLGIPLNGVFSALQTFLGGYYINDFNKYGRTYRVMAQADSQFRTSPDDVSRFYVRGDTGKMIPLSTLINQKKIYGPEYIRRYNLFRAIEITASTAPGYSTGQGIAAMEEVARQTLPRGYGFDWTNIAYQEKKSGGEIIVIFALAVTMVFLVLAAQYESWIIPLAIVFAVPLGVFGAISGQFIRGLDNNVYAQIGLIMLVGLAAKNAILIVEYARQKFEHGEPLIEAAIDAAKLRFRPILMTSFAFILGVVPLVVAQGAGSASRHALGTSVFAGMIAATLMGVLFVPLFYVLLEKIRLRKEKDKASL, via the coding sequence ATGGTCAATTTCTTTATCGACAGACCCATTTTTTCATCGGTCATATCCATTATTATCACCATGGTCGGGCTGCTGAGCATTTTCACGCTGCCCATAGCACAGTATCCTGAAATAGCGCCGCCGACAGTACAGATATCAACTTCCTACAACGGTGCCAGCGCGGATGTTGTGGAACAGACCGTTGCAGCCCCTATCGAAGAGCAGGTCAACGGAGCACAGGACATGCTCTACATGAACTCCATCAGTTCCAACGATGGGCGTATGGTCCTGAACGTGACCTTTGACCTGGGCCGCGACCTTGAACTGGCTACAGTGGATGTGCAGAACAGGGTCAGCCTTGCTACACCGCAGCTCCCTTCAGATGTAACCAAATCCGGGGTCTCGGTTAAAAAGCAGTCACCCAGCATGATCTGCGTCATCAGCCTGCTCTCGCCCGAAGGCACGTTTGACTCCCTGTTCCTCAACAACTATGCGAAAATAAACCTTTTTGACGCGATTTCGCGTATTCCCGGCGTGGGCAGTGTTTCGCTTTTCGGTGATCAGGACTACGGCATGCGCATCTGGCTTGACCCGGACAAAATGGCCCGCATGGGCATCACCTCGGACGATGTGGTCAGCGCTGTGCAGGAACAGAACATACAGGCCCCGGCCGGACAGGTCGGACAGCCTCCGGCAAGCACCGGGCAGCAGTTCCAGTTCACGGTGCGGGTCAAAGGACGGTTGAGCGAACCTGAAGAATTCGGAAACATAATCGTCAAGGCCAATCCTGACGGCAGCATTGTACACATAAAGGATGTAGCCAGAGTGGAAATGGGCTCCAAATCCTACTCGGCATTCGGACGGCAGGGAGAAAAGGATGCCGCCATGCTGCTGGTCTACCAGCTCCCCGGCGCAAACGCTCTCGACATAGTCGAGCAGGTCAGAGCGACCATGAAAGACCTTTCCGGCTACTTCCCCACCGGAATAACGTACGACATCCCCTACGATACAACCCTGTTCGTAACCGCCTCCATTGACGAGGTTCTCGACACCCTCTACGAAGCCATGGCCCTTGTCTTTATCGTGGTCTTCATCTTCCTGCAGAACCTTCGGGCCACCATTGTTCCCATGATCGCGGTGCCGGTATCGCTGGTCGGAACTTTCGCGTTTTTCCAGGTACTCGGCTTCTCCATCAACACCCTTACCCTTTTCGGAATGGTCCTTGCCATCGGTATTGTTGTCGATGATGCGATCGTTGTTGTGGAAGCGGTGCAATCGAAAATAGACGAGCTTGGAATGGACGCCAGAACCGCTACCAAGGAAGCAATGAAAGAAGTATCCGGCCCGATTGTAGCAACAACGGCCGTGCTTATAGCCGTATTCGTGCCCGTGGCGTTCATGGGCGGGATTACCGGCCAGCTGTACCAGCAGTTTGCTCTTACTCTGGCGGTTTCCGTGGCTATTTCCTCGGTAAACGCTCTGACCTTCTCCCCGGCCATGTCCGCACTTCTGCTCAGACCCCAGCATGAAATGCGCGGACCTTTGGGGGCATTCTTCAGGTTGTTCAACAAATATTTCAGCAAGGTAACCTCAGGATATACTTCCGGAGTAAAGTTGATCATCAGGAAATCGGCGATAGCTCTGGGTATTTTTGCCGTCCTCATGTTCGGCACGTACACTTTGTTCAAAACAGTGCCCACCGGCTTTGTTCCCAACGAGGATCAGGGCTACTTCATGATCAACGTGCAGCTTCCGGAAGCAGCGTCTCTGGAACGCTCTGACGCTGTTGTCAAAAAAGTTGAAAACATTCTCAAGGAAGAAGCGGGAATAAAAGACTTCTTCGCCCTTGGAGGATTCAACCTGATCACCGCGGCCTATTCGTCATACACCTCTACCCTCTTTGCGGTTCTTGATCCATGGGACCAGCGCAAGTCTCCGCAACTGCATGTAAACGCCATCCTGCGCAAGGTTCAGAAAAAACTCATGGGCATACAGGAAGCCAGAATCATCTGCTTCAACCCGCCGCCCATCAACGGTATAGGCTCAACCGGAGGGCTGCAGTTCGAACTGCAGGACCGCTCCGGCGGAACAGTTGAGGAACTGGCCCAGGCGGCCAGGGATTACATGGCGGCACTGGCCAAGCGCCCTGAACTGATGAATATCTTCACCACCTTCAGTGCCAACGTTCCCCAGCTATATGTAGATGTGGACCGCGACAAGGTCCGCAAGCTCGGAATACCGCTTAATGGAGTATTCAGCGCCCTGCAGACCTTTCTCGGCGGATACTACATCAATGATTTCAACAAGTACGGCAGAACGTACAGGGTTATGGCCCAGGCGGACTCCCAGTTCCGCACCAGCCCCGACGATGTATCCAGATTTTACGTGCGCGGTGATACCGGGAAAATGATCCCGCTTTCCACCCTGATCAACCAGAAAAAAATCTACGGACCTGAATACATCCGGCGTTACAACCTGTTCAGAGCTATTGAAATAACCGCATCCACCGCCCCCGGCTACAGCACGGGTCAGGGCATAGCCGCCATGGAAGAAGTCGCAAGACAGACCCTGCCCCGCGGCTACGGATTCGACTGGACCAACATTGCCTATCAGGAAAAGAAATCCGGTGGTGAAATAATCGTCATTTTCGCGTTGGCTGTGACCATGGTCTTTCTGGTCCTTGCGGCGCAGTATGAAAGTTGGATCATTCCGCTGGCAATTGTATTCGCTGTTCCTCTGGGAGTCTTCGGCGCCATTTCCGGTCAGTTCATCCGCGGGCTGGATAACAACGTCTACGCCCAGATCGGCTTGATCATGCTGGTAGGGCTGGCGGCCAAAAACGCGATTCTCATCGTGGAATACGCACGCCAGAAATTTGAACACGGTGAACCGCTTATCGAAGCGGCCATTGATGCTGCAAAATTACGTTTCCGGCCCATCCTGATGACCTCCTTCGCCTTCATACTTGGAGTTGTGCCGCTGGTGGTGGCACAGGGGGCAGGTTCGGCCAGCCGCCACGCACTTGGAACATCCGTATTCGCAGGCATGATCGCCGCCACACTCATGGGCGTGCTCTTTGTGCCGCTCTTCTACGTGCTGCTGGAAAAAATTAGACTCAGGAAGGAAAAAGACAAAGCATCATTGTAA
- a CDS encoding efflux RND transporter periplasmic adaptor subunit, with amino-acid sequence MKKLPILALLLTLTALYGCFDEDGKSGQQAQAVPVKVIKVEAREFPVMGEYVAQIEAMKTVDIQSRVQGHLKERHFEEGQVVNEGQLLFVIDPRPYRENLNKAEAELASSQASLNKAIKDYKRFKALFDQGAVSREEFDSKITDRQVLEANVSNARAEVEEAKLDLGFTSIYAPMKGIIGRTKVNLGSLIAKEATVLATISAIDPVYVNFSIPEKEYLVAMREINTRRAEGKGPKKTNLQIILADGSLYEHNGTLNMADRAVDSSTGTLGIRAEFPNPDRILRDGQYAKVVALLKKYDSALVIPSRAILDVQGRKSLLTVTSNGTVVEKPVTLEYQTDSTAIIGSGVEAGDLIIADGVNKIRPGITVAPQVVQQNVAESIKEQE; translated from the coding sequence ATGAAAAAACTCCCTATCCTGGCGCTGTTGCTGACCCTTACTGCCCTTTACGGCTGCTTTGACGAAGATGGCAAATCCGGGCAACAGGCTCAGGCCGTTCCGGTAAAAGTTATCAAGGTTGAAGCGCGTGAGTTCCCGGTTATGGGTGAATACGTAGCTCAGATAGAAGCCATGAAAACGGTTGATATTCAATCCAGAGTGCAGGGGCATCTCAAGGAACGCCACTTTGAAGAAGGTCAGGTGGTTAATGAAGGGCAACTGCTTTTCGTCATTGATCCCCGCCCATACAGGGAAAACCTGAACAAGGCCGAAGCGGAACTGGCCAGCAGCCAGGCATCTCTCAACAAGGCCATCAAGGACTACAAGAGATTCAAAGCCCTTTTTGATCAGGGAGCCGTCAGCCGAGAGGAATTTGACTCGAAAATAACCGACCGTCAGGTTCTGGAAGCAAATGTCAGCAACGCCAGGGCGGAAGTGGAAGAAGCCAAACTGGATCTCGGCTTTACCAGCATATACGCCCCGATGAAAGGAATCATCGGCCGCACCAAGGTAAACCTCGGTTCATTGATCGCAAAAGAAGCCACAGTTCTGGCAACAATCTCCGCGATTGACCCGGTATACGTCAACTTCAGCATCCCGGAAAAAGAATATCTGGTAGCGATGAGGGAGATAAACACCCGAAGAGCGGAAGGCAAAGGCCCGAAAAAGACTAACCTGCAGATTATTCTCGCAGACGGCAGCCTGTACGAGCATAACGGGACGCTCAACATGGCCGACCGCGCCGTGGACTCCTCCACAGGAACCTTAGGCATAAGAGCTGAATTCCCCAACCCGGACAGAATCCTGCGCGACGGACAGTACGCCAAAGTTGTTGCCCTGCTGAAAAAATACGACAGCGCCCTGGTTATACCCAGCAGAGCCATCCTTGATGTTCAAGGACGCAAATCCCTGCTGACAGTGACATCCAACGGTACTGTTGTTGAAAAACCGGTCACCCTTGAATATCAGACAGACAGCACGGCCATAATCGGCTCCGGAGTCGAGGCCGGGGATTTGATCATTGCAGACGGTGTAAACAAAATAAGACCCGGCATCACTGTTGCCCCTCAGGTCGTGCAGCAGAATGTAGCGGAATCAATCAAAGAGCAGGAATAA